The nucleotide window AGCCCATGCGCCATTCGGCCAGCCATGACAAATCCCCGTCTGGTCAGTGGGTGAACACGCCAACCGGCAGCATTCCCGCGTCTTATAACTCCGGCTTCTCTTCCCCGATGCAGCAGGGCATGGTTCCCCTCAATGAAGTCATGCTAAAGGGTGGCACATCCATGCCAGCCAAGCTTGGCGTCCCAGGTGCCGCGGTCTCGACCCAGGAGATGAAGCGGAAGCGCCGACGCGAATCCCACAACCTTGtcgagcgtcgccgtcgcgatAACATCAACGAAAGAATCCAGGACCTCAGCAAGCTCGTCCCTTCGCACCGGCTCGAGGATGACAAGATTCGGAAGCTTATCCAGAACGGCACGCCGCTTTCTCCcaccctcgccggcatctcCAGTCCCACACAGGCCACGTCCAGTCTTGCCGGTCCCGGAGCGCGACGTGCCGCCGGGGGCAACGCTGGCAATATCACCACCGGCCTGCCCatcgaggacaaggacaagggccCCAACAAGGGCGACATCCTCAACGGTGCCGTCAGCTGGACCCGTGACCTGATGTGGATGCTGCACCTCAAGCTTCAACAGCAAGAGGAGCTGATGAACACCATTGCCGAACTCGGTGGCCACTTTCCGTTCGAGCTTACCGAAGACGAGAGGCGCATGCAGTCTGAGCTCATGGACGCCATCACCAGGAACGAGAGCGGCACCTTCTCGTACTCGCGTACGGCAGGATCTGGCCTCCGCGTCCCCAACCACACAGACTACCGAGGTGACCCCATGAACAGCCTGACAGCAAACATGGATTCTATTGGCCTAACGCCCGAAGATAACGGCAACATAGCCCTGGGTGGGGATATAGGAGATACGGCGCAGTTCTGGCACGAccccgatgacgacggcagcggcaacgccTCCCTCAACTtcaaggaagaggacgaaTACGAGATGGACATGACTCACTAGTCTTGCTGTCTTGATGTGTCGATTTGGCGATGCACCATTGCCGTGCTCATTTTCCCATTGCGTTGCGATGCTCTCTTCATCCCTACTATTTCGGAGCGCTGGCCTTCCTGGCTCGTCTTTGTTGATTTCTTTCTACTTATATCCTGGTATCGGTTGGGACAAGGTTTTCTCTTTCCTATTTTTGCATGCGGGATATCCCTAccctgcccggcggcgttgagggtCATTTAGAGCTTGGCGACTGGTGGCCCTGCTGATTTCATGGAGTGTGTTACTGGAGCGGGCATGGACATCGGGCATGGGTTACTATATACAAGGGGTCTCATCTATACAGCGGCGGATATATCTTTGCTACCGGTTTGCATGGCTTTTTTCCcctcttctttcttcttaTTTTCCTTCTCTTTCCTGCGTCTGCGCGCTGGctactgcctgcctgcctgtctttGCTGGGGGAGAGGTGGATGGTCTGGAGAGCTGGCCGTTGACGGCCGCGTTTCAGCTAGTCGCTGGCGCCCTATGACACCACCGAGTTGTCGGATGTGTTGGGATACAGGAACGATCACCTACTGGCTATCTTCGGGACTTTGCTGTTGCGAACTCTTGTTGGGGCACTCGACCGCTGGTGTTTGTCTGTACTTTCTGCTATTGGTATTGCTCTTTTAATTGACTGCTACCATTAATTTATTCCCAACTCTAATGATGGCAAACGGACCCTGTATCTTGCATGTGATGATGATTGGATAGCGCTCGTCGTGGTGAGAAGTGTGTGTACGAATGCGCTCTCGGGCATCTGCTCAGTCCCTCCCTATCAGGTAGGGAGGGGCGCGTACTGTAGAAAGCACGAGACTGGAGGGTACTCTCGGCAGTATCTCTGTCCGGTTGTCTACTGCTCCAGTACTAGATACGGGCCCCATTGGGTGTGATCCCATCTTCGAGGCATCGGCTAACGAACGGGCCATGCAGCACCAACAAAATTTCCGGTTGCCTACTGCTCCGGTACTAGATACGCGGGACGCGGCAGCAAGATGACGCCCCGATGCGTCTCGGCTCCCAACCCCGGTTCCCCATGACAacgctcgcccgcctcgccgcggcccttTTATCATTTTATTATTCGCCATGACGCGTGCCGCAGCTGCATTGTGAGCCGTCATCTCAAGTGGCAAGTCTGTAtctgtatgtgtgtgtgtatacacatatgtgtgtgtgtgtgtgcgcgcgcgcgcgcgagttTCCCCTGCGGAGTGGCGTGTGGCGTGACATCGGACCGCCCGTCACTTCGGGTGGTTCACCAATGCCGCGTGCAGAGCAGGTACTCGGACATGGCGGTGAGGAGGTTCCACGTCTCCTTGCGCTTCATGTCCTCCTGgagggcgatgcgctcgagggcgcAGTGGCCGTCAAAGTACTTGCACATGAGCTGCCAGGCGGAGCGGACCTTttcgtcgcgcaggcggtgcgcgacggcggacaGGTAGCGCGACTCCTTGCCCGTGGCCTTcttggcgtcgaggatgatgTGCGGCGTGATGCCCGCGAGGTGGAGGGCGTCGTTGGTCGAGGGGCGGGCCGTGGCCACGGGGACCGTcttgcgcgcgtgcgccgtggccttgtcggcggcgtcgcgggtggccttgagggcaatgcgctcgaggcgggccatctcggcggcgtgctcggccgtcgggcgggcggccgaggtggagcTCGTCATGCCTGCTTCGTCCGGAagcgtctcggcgggcggagCCGTGGCGGAGCCGTTGGGCGGCGTAGACGGGCCGGTCGCTCCGTTACTGTTGCCCTCGTCCTGGGCgcgggcctcctcggcggaggcggccaacTCCTCAGCCTCGATCTCGTAGTCGACCTCGTAGAGGATCTCGGGCCAGACCACGACGTAGGCAAAGGTGCACAGCTGGGTGACCCAGCCGCCCCGCATGAGCCACGCCAGCATGCGGAGGTAGAGCGGGCGATAGGCCTTGCTGGAGCAGAACGTCTTATACGGCTTGGGGCACATGGAAAGCTCGGCCAGGAAgttgggcagcggcggggcgATGGGAAAGGCGCGCTGCCAATCCTGCGACGCCTCGGGGAGGCGCGACAGGTCGCAGTTGGGTGACACGACGTACACATCGCGGGCGTGGAGGGGCGGGATCGCGATGGCACGGCGCCAAAAGATGAAATGCTGGGCGTACTTGCGAACCTGGCCCAGGGTAAGAACGCTGTTGGTCTGCCCGACTTGGTAAAAGCTGCGAGAGGCGGCATGTCAGCGTTGGTCCGAGGTGGAAACAGCTCCGGGAGGAACAATGGATGGGGTGAACGCACGACATGGTCGGCTTGGCAAGCCGAACGAACTCTATCATGGAGAGGGTGGTCGGATCTCTGTCGGTCTGAAGCTCCGAGATGATCTTCTTTTCGTCGTCCATGAGCAACAGGGCAAAGTTGCGGTCGAGAAAGCCGGgctcctcgagggcatcctGGCTCAGGAAGGCATTCGCCGTGGTGAGCCAGAGGCCCCGCTGGACGCCCTCATGCTCGTTCGGGAGGTCAGACACGTAGAATGGTGCAGGGACCTGGACCGAAGGCGACAGCACGCCGGCAGCCGTGTCCAGGTGAAGAGTGGCGATTCTGTTCTGCGAGACGGCCTCATAGATATCGTGGACCGATgcggccagcgacgacgTTTGAAGCAGCTCTT belongs to Purpureocillium takamizusanense chromosome 1, complete sequence and includes:
- the npr3 gene encoding Nitrogen permease regulator 3 (COG:S~EggNog:ENOG503NVP5) — encoded protein: MTCINSDNFLAVALVINRSRDGPAFVFHYPPNVQPPVSSAAESAETVHDAEDLLLERLSVHTRRESDVGTASAQHRHHDDHLMTESGTQIVPWEHVAGFPIRDLAGILTPARPYHKKLFQLSLDPLLCISYPIHVPENGKWKKPKKADKAGARSASSRIADDNIAPHETEPPPPPPPRPEAVAAKDKDGKKEDADDEKRSSMTMFSLVFILNPKRHEVRELVDSLYSNIVKKVNKAYKYSQQHSDFIWKESKRILAAKDKAREDKKKMSVLWKELLQTSSLAASVHDIYEAVSQNRIATLHLDTAAGVLSPSVQVPAPFYVSDLPNEHEGVQRGLWLTTANAFLSQDALEEPGFLDRNFALLLMDDEKKIISELQTDRDPTTLSMIEFVRLAKPTMSFYQVGQTNSVLTLGQVRKYAQHFIFWRRAIAIPPLHARDVYVVSPNCDLSRLPEASQDWQRAFPIAPPLPNFLAELSMCPKPYKTFCSSKAYRPLYLRMLAWLMRGGWVTQLCTFAYVVVWPEILYEVDYEIEAEELAASAEEARAQDEGNSNGATGPSTPPNGSATAPPAETLPDEAGMTSSTSAARPTAEHAAEMARLERIALKATRDAADKATAHARKTVPVATARPSTNDALHLAGITPHIILDAKKATGKESRYLSAVAHRLRDEKVRSAWQLMCKYFDGHCALERIALQEDMKRKETWNLLTAMSEYLLCTRHW
- a CDS encoding uncharacterized protein (COG:K~EggNog:ENOG503P00W), producing the protein MAQHGFHQFGNANAANIDPNDLAMNSGYPPSFSNNNNFNSNSANAPNGFSSGSAIFGDDELLDGLASPSDGQGGMHGQGGQDFPGMNMAFSQGAFQSHRGSGLQIDPNHINGFSNTPDGDPIQSPYAAGFNAQFRQMQGSHALGTSLHSPLSYSGSPLAGGEMADGSDPNFLNAKARARMSAQQMQRKASNNRNPMTPKTTSMHSIPIGSQDSPGFGAQPMRHSASHDKSPSGQWVNTPTGSIPASYNSGFSSPMQQGMVPLNEVMLKGGTSMPAKLGVPGAAVSTQEMKRKRRRESHNLVERRRRDNINERIQDLSKLVPSHRLEDDKIRKLIQNGTPLSPTLAGISSPTQATSSLAGPGARRAAGGNAGNITTGLPIEDKDKGPNKGDILNGAVSWTRDLMWMLHLKLQQQEELMNTIAELGGHFPFELTEDERRMQSELMDAITRNESGTFSYSRTAGSGLRVPNHTDYRGDPMNSLTANMDSIGLTPEDNGNIALGGDIGDTAQFWHDPDDDGSGNASLNFKEEDEYEMDMTH